A stretch of DNA from Planococcus antarcticus DSM 14505:
GGTCAAAGATCAGGAAATGCGCGTTGCCTTGCAGGATACACGCGAAATGCTACTGTCCCTTAATAACGTGATGGAACAGGATTTAAAGCGTGTGCTCTCTAGCGATGTTGAAAAACTCCGCATGGAATTGGATTATGCCCAACTAGCTGTTGATCAGCACAATAACCAGAAATTACTCGTTCAGCCAGAGCCTGAACATGAGGGAGACGTGGAAGATGACAGAGAAACCATCAACTCGAAGTGAATTGGACAACTTACTGGAATCGCCTTTTGGCGTGCAATTGGAAAAACAAGAGCAATCGGTCGCCGAACAACCAGAAGGCCACCCTGTTACACTGATGAATCGCCTAACAGAAGAAGAACAACAAAAAGCACGCGAGCTCGCTAAGCAAATTCCAATCGGCGATAACGAAGCCATCCTGACTTACGGCTCCAATGCCCAAAACCAGCTGAGCCAGTTTTCGCACAAGATGCTCGACCATGTCCAGCGCAAGGATATCGGCCCTGTAGGTGATGTGCTACATGATTTGATGAAAAAGCTAAAAGAACTAAATCCTGAAGAGTTAACACAAAGTAAAAAATCAGGAATTCGTAAGATTTTCTCAAAAGCCAAATACTCGGTACAAGAAATGATGAGCAAATACCAAAAACTCAGCAGCCAAGTTGACCGAATTAGTATCCAGCTTGACCATTCCAAGCGCGGACTTCTCGATGACGTCCAAATGCTCGAACAGCTTTACGACCAAAACAAAACCTATTTTCAGGCATTGAATGTTTACATCGCTGCAGCAGAATTAAAGCGCGATGAGATCATGAGCGAAACGATTCCTGCACTCCATAAAAAAGCAGAAAATTCACAGGATCAAATGGTCTATCAGGAAGTCAACGATATGATGCAGTATGTAGACCGTCTGGAAAAACGCCTGTATGATTTGCAGTTATCGCGCCAAATCACCATTCAAAGCGCACCGCAGATCCGCATGATTCAGCAGACCAACCGAACCCTGGCGGAGAAGATCCAGTCATCTATTATGACTTCAATTCCGTTATGGAAAAACCAGATTGCTATCGCTTTGACGCTGAACAAACAGCTGAAGGCTGTAGAAGCCCAAAAGCAAGTTACGGCAACCACCAATGACCTGCTTCTGAAAAACTCAGAAATGTTGAAAATGAACTCGATTGAAACCGCCCGTGAAAATGAACGCGGCATTGTCGAAATAGACACCTTGAAGAAAACACAGGAAAACCTGCTTGAAACCATCGAAGAAACATTGCAGATCCAAGCAGAAGGCCGCAGAAACCGTAAAGCTGCGGAAATCGAAATCGGCCGTATGGAAGAAGATTTAAAACAGCGTCTTCTTGTCATTCATGACAATAACGAAAAGAATAATATCTAAAAAAGTCCCAGAAGCATTTTTCTTCTGGGACTTTTTGTATGTTTTATTTCATGGAAAGTATTTCAGCTGATTTGGAAAGTATTCTGTGAGCTACGGAAAGTATTTTGTCTCGTTTAGAAAGTATTTTATGCTTTTCAGAAAGTAAACTCTTGTACTGGAATTATACTTTTAATATATGTAAATATTATCCAAGAATATTTAAAAAATCAGCCAGATTGAATCACTAAATGTAAACTTCGCTTCAATAAACGCAAAGTTTGCTCAACAAATTGCTCTAAAGAATCAGCACTGACGGATTTATTGCCATACATCATCCGGTAAAATGCAGCTTGGTCTTCCGTAATCGAATCGCTGCTCAAAAACAGATGCAACACTTCAATGCCTTGCTTTTTTGCCTCCGCAACAGCGTTTGCAGTATCCACCACGCCGTTTTCAGCATAATTGTATGCAGATGGCTCTCCGTCGGAAAAAACTAGTAAAAAGCGGTGTTTTTCAGTTCGACGCTTTAGTCGGCTGTTCATCCATCGAATTGCAAAGCCGTCTCGATTGTCTTCGTGTGCATCGAGCGAAGCGATTGTCTGTGCATGATCTTTATTGCGGTCTTCGAACTTGTGCATCCATTCAAAATAATTTGGTTGTTCGGCGTCACTGGCTTCGTATGCATCTTCATAAAACAAGACAATTTCATGTGGCACATTCAAACCGCGCAGCACATCATGAAACAATAAAACTGCTTGTTTTGTTTCATCTAGCTTATCGAGCATCGATGCTGACCCGTCGATTAATAAACAAAATACCGCATCGAGTTCTTTTGAAGGAGCTGTTTTTCGATAAAACGGTTTTGGTCGTTCTTCAATAGCTAATGGAACGAGTTTTTTCGACAGCCTCCCCGCATTCAAATTGCTGCGGACGCCTTCTTGTTTTTGTGTCATGCGCTTTTTCAACTCTTTTAACAAAGCACGCACAAATGGCGCTTGTTGTCTTCGCCAGTTTTCAATGTTTATACGATGATCACCTGTCGTTTGCAGTCTCGCCTCATGATACACCACTTGATCGTTGGCAGAACCAAATTTCCCTTCCGCTGTTTTCGGTTCACTTTCCATTTGTCGATCTTCTGCATCGCTGTCTTCTTTATGCTCTCCAGTTGAATCGCCTTTCGCTGTTTGTTGAACTTCGCCTGCGCCTTCTTCTTCCCTGCCACCTTCAGCAAGTTGTGAATCGCCTCGCTCTAACTCAAACTCCATCGCAGGCGCTTCACTCATTTCCGTTTCGCTGTGCCAAGACTGAAACCACTCTTCAATGGTTTCAATTTCTTCGGGTTCTTCCGTTTCTTCCGCTTCAATTCCTTCATGGTAATGAAACGGCGGTACTTTTTCGAGTGCTTCGCCAAATGTATAATACGTATGGAGCGCATCCGATTCGAGAATAAATTCTGCTCGGTCCATCATTCGATTGACGATTCTAACTGAATCCGCCGTCGTTTTAGCATCAAACAACTCTGTCCAAATCGTTGATAAAGCTTGCGACAAGCTGCCCACACCTACTTCAACGCCACGCAATCGTAAATAAGCTGCATTGATTAAAAGATCTGTTTTGAATCCTTTTTTCAAATTTTGCTTAGACTGATCTTCATGAAACTCTGTATAAACGGTTTCTCTTGTGTCAAAAGCTGCAAGAGTTCCCGGTCGATCGGCTTTGATTTGTTCAGATAACCGAAATTCTTCCGCGCATAATAATAATTGTTCCCGGAGACTTGGTAATGCTGAGTCGCTTTTTTTAAATTCGCGCCATGTATTTAAATTGAAATGACGCCAAAATCCCGCTGCCAGTAGATAAATATCCGATAAATAGCCGTTGCGCTCAAGACGTTTAGTTCTGTGACGCCAAAAAACACTAATAGACATGGCTGATTCCGACGGACGGAGCTCTATTAGCTTTCGAGTTGTCACTTTTAAATAAGGCGCATCCGCTAATGCTCCAGCCAGAAGTTCCATTTGATGAAGCAATTTTGTATCGATGGTTTCATTATTAAATTGAATAAAGCGGTTAACTGATGTCATCTCTTTCACCTACTTTTTCCAAGTATGAGCCAAGTCCATGAACAAATCGCGTTCACTTTCATCATCCAGTTTTTCGGCAATAGCGTATTGCACCGCACGCAAAGGATCCATGTATTGTGCTAAAGCCGTGGCGTCCAGCAGGCTTCGGATTGAGGCGGCTTCTTCGGATAACAAGCCATTTTTCACTTGTTTCATCAAGTCTTCCGCCAAACTTAGCATAAACGATTTTAAGTCTTCATCCGCCTCGGGGAATTCAC
This window harbors:
- a CDS encoding toxic anion resistance protein encodes the protein MTEKPSTRSELDNLLESPFGVQLEKQEQSVAEQPEGHPVTLMNRLTEEEQQKARELAKQIPIGDNEAILTYGSNAQNQLSQFSHKMLDHVQRKDIGPVGDVLHDLMKKLKELNPEELTQSKKSGIRKIFSKAKYSVQEMMSKYQKLSSQVDRISIQLDHSKRGLLDDVQMLEQLYDQNKTYFQALNVYIAAAELKRDEIMSETIPALHKKAENSQDQMVYQEVNDMMQYVDRLEKRLYDLQLSRQITIQSAPQIRMIQQTNRTLAEKIQSSIMTSIPLWKNQIAIALTLNKQLKAVEAQKQVTATTNDLLLKNSEMLKMNSIETARENERGIVEIDTLKKTQENLLETIEETLQIQAEGRRNRKAAEIEIGRMEEDLKQRLLVIHDNNEKNNI
- a CDS encoding vWA domain-containing protein, with amino-acid sequence MTSVNRFIQFNNETIDTKLLHQMELLAGALADAPYLKVTTRKLIELRPSESAMSISVFWRHRTKRLERNGYLSDIYLLAAGFWRHFNLNTWREFKKSDSALPSLREQLLLCAEEFRLSEQIKADRPGTLAAFDTRETVYTEFHEDQSKQNLKKGFKTDLLINAAYLRLRGVEVGVGSLSQALSTIWTELFDAKTTADSVRIVNRMMDRAEFILESDALHTYYTFGEALEKVPPFHYHEGIEAEETEEPEEIETIEEWFQSWHSETEMSEAPAMEFELERGDSQLAEGGREEEGAGEVQQTAKGDSTGEHKEDSDAEDRQMESEPKTAEGKFGSANDQVVYHEARLQTTGDHRINIENWRRQQAPFVRALLKELKKRMTQKQEGVRSNLNAGRLSKKLVPLAIEERPKPFYRKTAPSKELDAVFCLLIDGSASMLDKLDETKQAVLLFHDVLRGLNVPHEIVLFYEDAYEASDAEQPNYFEWMHKFEDRNKDHAQTIASLDAHEDNRDGFAIRWMNSRLKRRTEKHRFLLVFSDGEPSAYNYAENGVVDTANAVAEAKKQGIEVLHLFLSSDSITEDQAAFYRMMYGNKSVSADSLEQFVEQTLRLLKRSLHLVIQSG